In one window of Leptospira sp. WS92.C1 DNA:
- the clpA gene encoding ATP-dependent Clp protease ATP-binding subunit ClpA yields the protein MILTEEMERTLRKAWEEAKKRRNEFITLEHILLALTYDGVGKEVLDGCGANLEILRTALVQYLDRELESFPETSGDVDPIYTIGVQHVLQLAEFHVQSTRNKKMDGGDVLAALFREDQSNAVYFLGSQDITRLDVVRYISHGIRKDQKNRDKETINEDGEKVPSDPLKAFCVDLTAKAREGKLDPMVGRLDELDRTIHILCRRRKNNPIFVGEAGVGKTSIVEGLAQMVVDGKVPDPLKNLKVYSLDMGLLLAGTKFRGEFEERLKNVVTQITAQEDHVLFIDEIHTIIGAGAVSGGSLDASNLLKPALSSGELRCIGTTTYKEYKSIFEKDHALSRRFQKVEVGEPSIGETIEILKGLLARYESFHKVKYSTSAVEQAAELSARYILDRKLPDKAIDLLDEAGARVRLRETGKKLVTVREIEELVSKIAKVPSVTVKADDREKLKNLDEDLKSKIYGQNSAIDQLVQSIRLSRSGLSEPGKPVGSFLFAGPTGVGKTELTRKLAEILGVELVRFDMSEYMEKHTVSRLIGSPPGYVGFEQGGQLTDAVHRNPHCVLLLDEIEKAHEDIYNILLQIMDHATLTDNNGRKSDFRQVILVMTTNTGAKERSTNPVGFANDLLEDRSLKALEKQFSPEFRNRLTAVIEFASLGLENVTKVVAKQLALLQERLNAKHIELEFQDDVLIYIADKAYTPEFGARPVQRWIDTHISKRISEEILFGELKSGGKAKLIAGKEGIEMEFSSGKKS from the coding sequence ATGATTCTTACTGAAGAAATGGAACGCACTCTTAGAAAGGCCTGGGAAGAAGCCAAAAAAAGAAGAAACGAATTTATCACGCTCGAACACATTCTTCTCGCTCTTACGTATGACGGAGTCGGCAAGGAGGTATTGGACGGCTGCGGCGCGAATCTTGAAATTTTAAGAACTGCGCTCGTTCAGTATTTGGATCGGGAGCTGGAATCTTTTCCGGAAACTTCCGGAGACGTGGATCCGATCTATACGATCGGTGTTCAGCACGTTTTGCAACTTGCAGAGTTTCACGTTCAATCTACAAGAAACAAAAAGATGGATGGTGGCGATGTTCTCGCGGCTCTCTTTCGGGAAGATCAATCCAACGCGGTTTACTTTTTGGGATCTCAGGACATTACAAGACTGGACGTTGTGCGTTATATCTCTCATGGAATTCGAAAGGATCAGAAAAATCGGGACAAGGAAACCATCAACGAGGATGGGGAAAAAGTTCCCTCGGATCCTTTGAAAGCATTTTGTGTCGACCTTACTGCAAAGGCGCGCGAAGGAAAGTTGGATCCGATGGTAGGCCGATTGGACGAGTTGGATCGTACGATTCACATTCTTTGTAGAAGAAGAAAAAACAATCCCATCTTTGTGGGGGAAGCGGGGGTCGGTAAGACTTCGATCGTGGAGGGGTTGGCTCAGATGGTTGTCGACGGAAAGGTTCCCGACCCATTAAAGAATCTGAAAGTATATTCTTTGGATATGGGGCTTTTACTAGCTGGCACAAAGTTCCGAGGAGAATTTGAAGAAAGACTGAAGAACGTAGTTACTCAAATTACCGCTCAAGAAGATCATGTTCTTTTTATAGATGAAATTCATACGATCATTGGAGCAGGCGCCGTTTCGGGAGGGTCCTTGGATGCGTCCAATCTTCTCAAACCCGCATTGTCGAGCGGCGAACTCCGTTGTATCGGAACAACGACTTATAAGGAATACAAATCTATATTCGAAAAAGATCATGCACTTTCCAGAAGATTTCAAAAGGTGGAAGTGGGCGAACCGTCCATCGGTGAAACGATCGAAATCCTAAAAGGACTTTTGGCCCGATACGAGTCCTTTCACAAAGTAAAGTATTCCACCTCCGCCGTGGAACAAGCAGCCGAACTTTCCGCGAGATATATTCTGGACCGTAAACTTCCGGATAAGGCGATCGATCTTTTGGACGAAGCGGGCGCAAGAGTCAGACTCAGAGAAACCGGCAAGAAGTTGGTGACCGTTCGAGAGATCGAAGAGCTCGTCTCCAAGATCGCAAAGGTTCCTTCCGTTACGGTAAAAGCGGACGATCGTGAAAAACTGAAAAACTTGGACGAAGATTTGAAGTCAAAAATCTACGGACAAAATTCCGCGATTGATCAACTCGTTCAATCCATACGACTTTCGCGAAGTGGGCTTTCCGAGCCTGGAAAGCCGGTAGGATCGTTTTTATTCGCGGGACCGACAGGCGTGGGTAAAACGGAACTTACGAGAAAGCTTGCGGAGATCCTTGGGGTCGAACTCGTTCGTTTTGATATGAGCGAATATATGGAAAAACATACGGTTTCTAGATTGATCGGTTCTCCTCCGGGTTATGTAGGTTTTGAACAAGGAGGTCAGTTGACGGATGCGGTTCATAGAAATCCTCATTGTGTATTGCTTTTGGACGAGATCGAAAAGGCGCATGAGGATATTTACAATATTCTTTTGCAGATCATGGATCACGCGACTCTTACGGATAACAACGGACGTAAATCCGATTTCCGTCAGGTGATCCTCGTAATGACAACGAATACGGGAGCTAAAGAACGATCTACGAATCCGGTTGGTTTTGCAAACGATCTTTTGGAAGACAGAAGTCTCAAAGCTCTTGAAAAACAGTTCTCACCCGAGTTTAGAAATCGACTGACTGCCGTGATCGAATTCGCTTCTTTGGGTTTGGAAAATGTAACCAAAGTAGTTGCAAAACAGCTTGCTCTTTTGCAGGAGCGTTTGAATGCTAAGCATATTGAGCTAGAGTTTCAGGATGATGTACTGATCTACATTGCAGATAAGGCTTATACTCCCGAGTTTGGTGCGAGACCCGTTCAAAGATGGATCGATACTCATATCTCCAAACGGATTTCGGAAGAGATTCTTTTTGGAGAACTCAAATCGGGTGGTAAGGCAAAATTGATCGCCGGCAAAGAAGGAATCGAAATGGAATTCTCTTCCGGAAAAAAATCCTGA
- the ggt gene encoding gamma-glutamyltransferase, with amino-acid sequence MKQKTIRLLLIFLLFSCKEIPLSIEGREVSTDLLVTPSNQKKHTDFFSESKNLMIASDSTEATQAGIEVGKLGGNVVDVVVAVSFAISVTRPHSTGLGGGGFLVLYLKEFSEPISFDFRERAPNAASRNMYKRKPKEDSLFGFRAVGVPGNVAGLVQIQKRYGKLPLKTVIAPAIRLAENGFPIYPDLHSAIQKSSKDMDEEMKTIFLPGGKIPEVQSLLVQKDLAHSLKLIAESGEKEFYHGKIAASLVAAMKKKGGLVSAQDLSGFKVIEKKALKISYRNYSVYTMPPPSSGVHLLTMLSMTETKPLKELYEKDAAGYYHFIAEVMRRGYADRANLGGDPQFTKIPIDRLLSKKYAEEKISDFDPENASASSSYLKELNLNVESPQTTHISVMDKDGNSAATTQSVNFRFGASVVVPGYGIVLNDTMDDFSRAPGEPNVYGLIGAEANSILPKKTPLSSMSPTLVFREKEPFLATGAPGGSYIVNAVLQSLIYNLDFNLTLYESVARGRVHHQFFPDAVFIEKPVNERNVFDGLSARKHDIRIAPNFAKLFSVKRQNGKLYGASDPRGEGATGGF; translated from the coding sequence ATGAAACAAAAAACGATTCGTCTTTTATTGATATTTCTTCTCTTTTCGTGTAAAGAGATTCCTCTTTCTATCGAAGGCAGAGAGGTTTCCACAGATTTATTGGTAACTCCTTCCAATCAGAAAAAACATACCGATTTTTTTAGTGAAAGTAAAAATCTCATGATCGCATCCGATTCCACCGAAGCGACCCAGGCAGGGATTGAAGTCGGGAAACTCGGTGGAAACGTTGTGGATGTTGTTGTTGCGGTTTCCTTTGCGATTTCGGTGACAAGACCTCATTCCACCGGTCTTGGAGGAGGAGGATTTCTTGTTCTTTATCTAAAGGAATTTTCGGAGCCGATTTCGTTTGATTTTCGAGAAAGAGCGCCTAACGCCGCGTCTCGAAATATGTATAAACGAAAACCGAAAGAGGACTCTTTGTTCGGGTTTCGTGCAGTGGGTGTTCCGGGTAACGTGGCCGGATTGGTTCAGATTCAAAAACGGTATGGAAAACTTCCGCTAAAAACTGTGATTGCTCCCGCGATTCGTCTGGCGGAAAACGGTTTTCCGATTTATCCGGATCTTCATTCCGCGATTCAAAAATCCTCCAAGGATATGGACGAGGAAATGAAAACGATCTTTCTTCCCGGTGGAAAGATTCCCGAAGTTCAATCTTTGCTCGTTCAAAAGGATCTGGCCCATTCTTTAAAGCTTATCGCGGAGTCCGGTGAAAAAGAATTCTATCACGGTAAAATCGCAGCTTCTTTAGTTGCCGCTATGAAAAAGAAAGGAGGTCTTGTCAGCGCTCAGGATCTCAGCGGATTTAAGGTGATCGAAAAAAAAGCTCTTAAGATTTCATATCGCAATTATTCCGTCTATACGATGCCCCCGCCTTCCTCGGGAGTTCACCTTTTGACGATGTTATCCATGACGGAAACAAAACCGCTGAAAGAACTTTATGAAAAAGACGCGGCGGGGTATTATCATTTTATTGCCGAAGTGATGAGACGAGGATATGCGGACCGCGCCAATTTAGGCGGAGATCCTCAGTTTACAAAAATTCCGATCGATCGATTGCTTTCCAAAAAATACGCAGAAGAAAAAATTTCGGACTTTGATCCCGAAAACGCATCCGCCAGCTCTTCCTATTTAAAAGAATTGAATTTAAATGTGGAATCACCTCAAACCACTCATATCTCAGTTATGGATAAAGACGGAAACTCCGCGGCTACGACTCAATCCGTTAACTTTCGTTTTGGAGCCTCGGTAGTCGTGCCAGGATATGGAATCGTTTTGAACGATACGATGGACGATTTTAGTAGAGCGCCCGGCGAACCGAACGTCTATGGTTTGATCGGCGCGGAAGCAAATTCTATACTTCCTAAAAAAACCCCTTTGAGTAGCATGTCTCCGACGCTTGTGTTTCGAGAAAAGGAACCGTTTTTGGCGACCGGGGCTCCGGGAGGTTCGTATATTGTGAATGCGGTTTTGCAATCCTTGATTTATAATTTGGATTTTAACCTGACTCTGTATGAATCCGTCGCAAGAGGTCGAGTGCATCATCAGTTTTTTCCGGATGCGGTGTTTATTGAAAAACCAGTAAATGAAAGAAACGTATTCGACGGTCTTTCCGCAAGAAAACACGATATTCGAATTGCTCCGAACTTTGCGAAATTATTCTCGGTCAAAAGACAGAACGGAAAACTCTACGGGGCTTCCGATCCACGTGGAGAAGGGGCCACAGGCGGATTTTGA
- the gshA gene encoding glutamate--cysteine ligase, whose protein sequence is MKTKEFSKTMVEEVSLELLLRHAVKAKHGLEKESMRVNPNGTLADTPHPDHLGSSLTNHYIKTDFAEPQLEYATHPRPRIEANIRELQDLHIYTIRKLNNELIWPFSMPPVLPEDENEIPLGQYGSSHSGKWKTIYRNGLGLRYGRRMQTISGVHYNFSFSNVFLKQFLQKEISKFTKEEISSLYLHVIRNFLRRVQYLTYLTGSSSVFDSTFLPNPGSLKFERHKKYTMYSPYATSLRMSEIGYTSKVQDTLGIHYNSLKEYVERMCYAVHTPNPDYIPFSEKADNQLNPNYLQIENEFYSPIRPKQVPKGDERPLDALLQRGIEYIEIRSLDIDPYSPVGVCRQNLAFTQLILLDSLLSISPSIDEEENSILKENLNKVIWEGRRPDLTIRVEDSEKNFQQAGAEYSESLRYYAKMLDRHTGRQTYQEAIDFQIKKWKNPDKTPSGKLLSEILKKDIEFRDKGMELARENRRTLSYLEYSPGTLTKIEKEATRSFHEKEQLEREESQTHYPTVKLCNH, encoded by the coding sequence TTGAAAACAAAAGAATTCTCCAAAACGATGGTCGAAGAAGTTTCATTGGAACTACTGTTGCGTCATGCCGTTAAGGCAAAACACGGATTGGAAAAGGAAAGTATGAGGGTCAATCCGAACGGGACCCTGGCCGATACTCCGCATCCGGATCATCTGGGGTCTAGTCTTACCAATCATTATATCAAAACCGATTTCGCGGAACCTCAGCTCGAATACGCGACTCATCCACGTCCGAGGATCGAAGCCAATATTCGAGAATTGCAGGATTTGCATATTTATACGATTCGGAAGTTGAACAACGAACTGATATGGCCTTTTAGTATGCCGCCTGTTCTTCCTGAGGATGAAAACGAAATTCCTTTGGGACAATACGGTAGTTCTCACTCCGGAAAATGGAAGACGATTTATCGCAACGGGCTCGGTCTTCGTTACGGAAGGAGAATGCAGACGATTTCCGGAGTTCATTATAATTTCTCGTTTTCGAATGTATTTCTAAAACAATTTTTACAAAAAGAAATTTCAAAGTTCACAAAGGAAGAAATTTCCTCTTTGTATTTGCATGTGATTCGCAATTTTTTGAGAAGGGTTCAATATCTGACCTATCTCACTGGATCTTCTTCCGTATTCGATTCTACATTTCTTCCAAACCCAGGTTCTCTCAAGTTTGAAAGACATAAAAAATACACGATGTATTCTCCCTATGCGACTTCGTTGAGAATGAGCGAGATCGGATATACGAGTAAGGTTCAGGACACTCTCGGGATTCATTACAATTCTTTAAAGGAATATGTGGAACGTATGTGTTATGCGGTTCATACGCCGAATCCCGATTATATACCGTTTTCCGAAAAAGCGGACAATCAGCTCAATCCGAATTATCTTCAGATTGAAAACGAATTTTATTCCCCTATCCGTCCGAAACAGGTTCCGAAAGGGGACGAACGTCCTCTTGATGCGTTGTTACAAAGAGGAATCGAATATATCGAAATCCGATCTTTGGATATCGATCCGTATTCGCCGGTCGGAGTCTGCAGACAAAATCTTGCCTTCACACAATTGATTCTTTTGGATTCCCTTTTGAGTATTTCTCCTTCGATAGACGAAGAAGAGAATTCGATTTTAAAAGAAAATTTGAACAAGGTCATTTGGGAGGGTAGAAGACCCGATCTTACGATTCGAGTCGAGGATTCTGAAAAGAACTTTCAACAAGCAGGCGCGGAATATTCGGAATCTCTCAGATATTATGCAAAGATGTTGGATCGTCATACCGGAAGGCAAACGTATCAGGAAGCGATCGACTTTCAAATCAAGAAATGGAAAAATCCGGATAAAACCCCTTCCGGGAAACTGTTATCCGAAATTTTAAAAAAGGACATTGAATTCAGAGATAAGGGAATGGAACTTGCGAGGGAGAATCGAAGAACTTTGTCCTATTTGGAATATTCACCGGGAACTTTGACTAAGATCGAAAAGGAAGCGACGAGATCCTTTCATGAGAAGGAGCAATTGGAAAGGGAAGAATCGCAAACTCATTACCCGACCGTAAAATTATGCAATCATTGA
- the gshAB gene encoding bifunctional glutamate--cysteine ligase GshA/glutathione synthetase GshB produces the protein MQSLKLKPGEYISPDIFALQGFEDLEISTQIIIRDALNRGLEVEVLDRKNHFLRIKDAFGKIQYVKEASKTDLDSYMTFLVMENKTISKIVMQESGLLVPVGDGFGDAESALSFWNSNSQKRMVVKPVTTNFGIGITILPPKASSEDAKKAIKIAFNHSESVIVEEFAEGNEYRFLVIGDETVAVCNRIPANVTGDGIHTIEELVAIKNEDPRRGFGHVTPLEKIQLGDTESDVLEQSGFTKDFLPARDQKVFLRKNSNISTGGDSIDVTDLANSYYKELAVKAARSVGAKICGVDIILKNLESKADYRILELNFNPVLYIHNYPYEGKNRDVGNKILTLLGF, from the coding sequence ATGCAATCATTGAAATTGAAACCGGGAGAATATATTTCTCCCGATATCTTCGCATTACAGGGATTTGAAGATCTTGAAATTTCCACTCAGATCATAATTCGAGACGCCCTCAATCGGGGACTCGAAGTCGAAGTGCTCGATCGCAAAAACCATTTTTTAAGAATCAAAGACGCTTTCGGAAAAATACAATACGTAAAGGAAGCTTCCAAAACGGATTTGGATTCTTATATGACCTTTCTTGTGATGGAAAACAAAACGATTTCAAAAATTGTAATGCAGGAATCCGGTCTTCTTGTTCCGGTGGGAGACGGTTTTGGAGATGCGGAATCGGCGCTTTCTTTTTGGAATTCGAACTCTCAAAAGAGAATGGTGGTCAAACCGGTAACTACAAACTTTGGAATCGGTATTACGATTTTGCCGCCGAAGGCATCTTCCGAAGATGCGAAAAAAGCCATCAAGATCGCGTTTAATCATTCGGAGTCGGTGATCGTAGAAGAATTCGCGGAAGGAAACGAATATCGATTTTTAGTCATCGGAGACGAAACAGTAGCGGTGTGCAATCGAATTCCGGCTAACGTTACCGGGGACGGAATTCATACGATAGAAGAGCTCGTGGCGATCAAAAACGAGGATCCACGACGCGGATTCGGACACGTAACACCTTTGGAAAAAATCCAGCTCGGCGATACCGAATCCGATGTACTCGAACAATCCGGATTTACAAAAGATTTTTTACCTGCCAGAGATCAGAAAGTATTTTTAAGAAAGAACTCGAATATCAGTACTGGCGGCGATTCGATCGATGTGACGGATCTTGCGAATTCTTATTATAAGGAACTTGCTGTAAAGGCCGCTCGGTCCGTGGGAGCAAAGATCTGCGGAGTGGATATTATCCTAAAGAATTTGGAATCAAAGGCAGATTACAGAATTTTGGAACTGAACTTTAACCCTGTTTTATACATTCACAATTATCCTTATGAAGGTAAAAACAGGGATGTTGGAAATAAAATTTTGACTCTACTCGGTTTTTAA
- a CDS encoding glutathione S-transferase N-terminal domain-containing protein: MRLYQSATCQYSFYVRSEFQNMGLVIGQDYELVDASRGTPGRDEVVRLGGQNQIPFLVDGEVRIYESGEIVEYAKRRKFS, encoded by the coding sequence ATGAGACTCTACCAGTCCGCAACCTGCCAATACTCGTTTTATGTTCGAAGCGAATTTCAGAACATGGGACTTGTAATCGGTCAGGATTACGAGCTGGTGGACGCAAGCCGCGGGACCCCCGGTAGAGATGAGGTGGTTCGACTCGGCGGACAAAATCAAATTCCGTTTCTTGTGGATGGAGAAGTTCGAATATATGAGTCCGGCGAAATCGTCGAATATGCAAAAAGACGAAAGTTCTCTTAA
- the grxD gene encoding Grx4 family monothiol glutaredoxin, with product MNEAAKQKIEELIGANKVFLFMKGTPEAPMCGFSAGVSNVLRSLGIQYGSFNVLSDEVIRQGIKDYANWPTIPQLYVNGEFIGGHDIVVEMAKSGDLQKKVGTLTA from the coding sequence ATGAACGAAGCAGCAAAACAAAAAATTGAAGAATTGATCGGAGCCAACAAAGTGTTCCTGTTTATGAAAGGAACTCCCGAAGCCCCTATGTGTGGATTTTCAGCCGGAGTGTCTAACGTTTTAAGAAGTTTAGGAATTCAATACGGTTCGTTTAATGTCCTTTCGGACGAAGTTATCCGTCAGGGAATCAAAGACTATGCAAACTGGCCTACCATTCCACAGCTTTATGTAAATGGAGAATTTATCGGTGGTCACGACATAGTGGTTGAAATGGCAAAATCCGGTGATCTTCAGAAAAAAGTGGGTACCCTCACCGCATGA
- a CDS encoding BolA/IbaG family iron-sulfur metabolism protein has protein sequence MTIDEIKHKIESGLPDSKVTIEDPYQDGVHIKAIVIYKGFTGKSILEQHRMVYATLKEELKQEVHALALETRIQE, from the coding sequence ATGACAATCGACGAAATCAAACATAAAATAGAATCCGGTCTTCCCGATTCTAAAGTAACCATCGAAGATCCGTATCAAGATGGAGTACATATCAAAGCGATCGTGATTTACAAAGGATTTACAGGTAAATCGATTTTGGAACAACATAGAATGGTCTATGCAACCCTAAAAGAAGAACTAAAACAAGAAGTGCATGCTCTTGCACTGGAAACAAGGATACAAGAATGA
- a CDS encoding BolA family protein, producing MSIQKEIRSSLESTLHPSSLEVFDFSDEHSGHTGNPGNKKEGTHIKIRIVSDAFSGKSKVEQHRIVYTILKPWIDRGLHAIVLETAETNSF from the coding sequence ATGAGCATACAAAAAGAAATTCGTTCCAGTTTAGAATCGACTCTACACCCTTCCAGTTTGGAGGTTTTCGATTTTAGCGATGAACATTCAGGTCATACCGGCAACCCGGGAAACAAAAAAGAAGGCACCCATATCAAAATTAGGATCGTATCCGATGCATTTTCAGGTAAATCCAAGGTGGAACAACACAGAATTGTGTACACAATTCTGAAACCGTGGATCGATCGTGGACTGCACGCAATCGTATTGGAAACCGCGGAAACAAACTCATTTTAG
- a CDS encoding ABC transporter permease translates to MTFLEKYNAFKTIVIKETVRILRIWIQTIIPPGITITLYFIIFGKLVGSQIGNIGNHTYIQFIVPGLVMMSVIINSYNNVVSSFFGAKFQKNIEELLVSPTPASLIVIGYTIGGVIRGILVGILVIAISLFFTKLEVYNFPMLISTVILSSLLFSLGGFLNALFAKKFDDVTIIPTFILTPLTYLGGVFYSIQMLPEFWQNVSRLNPILYMVNAFRFGFLGVSDIHPWFALSMISILTLLLFLLSVYLLKKGIGIRN, encoded by the coding sequence ATGACATTCTTAGAAAAATACAACGCATTCAAAACGATTGTAATCAAGGAAACCGTTCGGATCCTTAGAATCTGGATCCAGACGATCATTCCGCCAGGCATTACAATTACTTTATACTTCATCATATTCGGAAAACTGGTGGGCTCTCAGATCGGAAACATAGGAAACCATACTTATATTCAGTTTATCGTTCCTGGACTCGTAATGATGTCTGTGATCATCAATTCGTATAATAACGTGGTCTCCTCTTTTTTTGGGGCGAAGTTTCAAAAAAACATAGAGGAACTTTTGGTTTCCCCCACTCCTGCTTCCTTGATCGTAATCGGCTACACGATCGGAGGAGTCATTCGGGGGATTCTCGTTGGAATCTTAGTAATCGCGATCTCCTTATTTTTTACAAAATTAGAAGTTTATAATTTTCCTATGTTAATATCCACTGTGATCCTGAGTTCGTTATTGTTTTCTTTGGGAGGATTTTTAAACGCGCTGTTTGCAAAAAAATTCGATGACGTCACGATCATTCCCACCTTTATCCTCACACCGCTAACGTATCTCGGAGGTGTATTTTATTCCATACAAATGCTTCCTGAATTTTGGCAAAACGTATCCAGGTTAAACCCCATTCTTTATATGGTGAACGCGTTTCGTTTCGGATTTTTAGGAGTCAGCGATATACATCCCTGGTTTGCGCTGAGTATGATTTCGATCCTTACCCTCTTGCTCTTTCTGCTTTCCGTTTACTTACTCAAAAAAGGAATCGGGATCCGAAATTGA
- a CDS encoding ABC transporter ATP-binding protein yields MKYALQIDNLEKTYAGGVQALKGITLNVENGDFFALLGPNGAGKSTTIGILSSLVNKTSGTVKILDADIDTDLAKAKSYIGVVPQEFNFNIFERVDQIVINQGGYYGMDRKLAAERAGEYLQQLGLYEKRKEGAGRLSGGMKRRLMIARALIHNPKILILDEPTAGVDIELRRSLWEYLQKLNTSGITVILTTHYLEEAESLCRNIAIIDQGLIVENTSMKDLLQKLDHETFILDCTGHLNSFPKTPGIELYKTDEFTLEASVYGDASLNDLFKTLDQNGIKVSSMRNKSNRLEELFLKLVEKKL; encoded by the coding sequence ATGAAATACGCTCTGCAAATCGATAATTTAGAAAAAACTTATGCGGGCGGAGTCCAGGCCTTAAAGGGAATCACATTGAACGTGGAGAACGGAGATTTTTTCGCACTCCTCGGTCCGAATGGGGCCGGCAAATCCACTACGATTGGGATTCTCAGTTCCTTGGTGAACAAAACCTCCGGCACGGTAAAGATCTTAGACGCGGACATAGACACGGATTTGGCAAAAGCGAAATCCTATATCGGAGTGGTTCCTCAGGAATTTAACTTCAACATCTTCGAAAGAGTCGATCAGATCGTGATCAACCAAGGAGGTTATTACGGTATGGATCGAAAATTAGCAGCCGAACGTGCCGGCGAATATCTCCAGCAACTGGGTCTCTACGAAAAAAGAAAGGAGGGCGCGGGCAGACTTTCCGGGGGTATGAAACGAAGATTGATGATCGCGAGAGCTCTCATCCACAATCCGAAAATTCTCATCTTAGACGAACCCACAGCCGGCGTTGATATCGAGTTGCGACGATCCCTCTGGGAATATCTGCAAAAACTAAACACCTCCGGGATCACGGTCATTCTCACCACGCACTATTTAGAAGAGGCCGAAAGTCTTTGTCGTAATATCGCGATCATCGATCAGGGATTGATCGTGGAAAACACTTCGATGAAGGACCTGCTGCAGAAATTAGATCATGAAACGTTTATTTTGGATTGCACGGGGCATCTAAATTCGTTTCCAAAAACGCCCGGAATTGAACTCTACAAAACAGACGAGTTCACTTTGGAAGCCTCCGTATACGGAGACGCGTCGCTCAATGATCTTTTTAAAACCCTGGATCAAAACGGAATCAAAGTAAGCAGTATGAGAAATAAATCCAACCGTCTGGAAGAACTCTTCTTGAAATTGGTGGAGAAAAAATTATGA